In the genome of Candidatus Acidiferrales bacterium, the window GTGGGCCGAGCCGCATCACAATTACGCCGCTTACGGAACGCGCATTCCGCCCGCGGGCCCTGTAGTTGTCCCGGGAACTTACACGGTTCATGTTAAGGCAGGCAGCAACGAAGGCTCAGCGCAGCTCGCCGTCCTTCCCGATCCGCATTCGCCCGGCACCGAGCAGTCCATCCGCGCGCAAGTGCAGTTCTCGCGCCAGGTGCTCGACGAAGAAAATCAGGCCGCGGACATGATCAATCATCTCGAGTGGACGCGCCGCCAGGTCGAAGACCTCGAAACCGTCCTCAACGCCGACGCGCAAAAGCACGCCGCCGCGATTCAGGCCGCGAAGGATTTCGAAGTCAAAGTCGTCGCGCTCGAAGGCAAGCTGATCGACGTCCACAATACCGGTCGCAGCGAAGACGCCTTCCGCAATCCCGTGCAGCTCTATGAACGCATCAGTTGGATGATTGGCCAGATGGTCGGCACGCCCGGCGGCGGTGGCGGAGGCGGCGATCTCGCGCCCACGGCGCAGCAAATTGCCGTCAACGATGAATTCAAACAGCAGCTCACCGAAATTCAAGGCGAGTTCAAGCAGTTCGTCGGCCACGACACGCCAGCCTTCAATTCGATGCTCAAGCAAAATCACGTGACCGCATCGATTGAACCCTAGCGCCGCTGGCTGAAAAACTCATTCGCGTGTCATTCTGAGGAGCCGAAGGCGACGAAGAATCTGCAGTTTTCTTTGAATTTCGGCACAAGCCGAGTTTTCGTTCTGGCCCAAGACGGCAACTCGGAGTGTTTTCACCGAGCTCCTAGGGGCAGTCGCGCGCGGAGGGGACGGTACACGATTCCTATGGAGACTGGAGCCGAGGGGCGGACCTGAACCGTCGACTGCCTAACAATAGGCACTAGACATTATGACGCGAGGGCGAATCTAATGTCACAAGCCGGGTTTTTCTTTGGACCTGTGGCTGAAGCGTTTCCGCCTAGGTCTGGGGGCGTGCGTTCGCGGCGACCTAGGAGGGACGGATGCCCCTACGGCATCGCTGGCGGACTGCGGGTTCCGCTCATCGGTACGGAGCGAGTCCTGTGCGGCTACAAGGAGTGGACTGGCCCAGTTGGCATACTTGGCTCGCTGCATGACCCCTCCCGCTGGCGTGAATGCGAGAGCTCCCGGTCCCACATTAGAGAATACGCTGTACTGGAGCACCTGTTCCTCGGCGAGTCTTTTTTGTCGGGTCATTTCGGCTTCGCTGGCAATGTCTTGGACTATCGGGATGAGTCCGCGGACGAGTTCTAGAGTATCGGCGGCGATCTCGTCGGAAGAACGCTTCAATGGAGCCGCTCCCTCTGACGCTGGCAGGGAGTCCATCTCTTTTTCTAAGTCCGTCCACCACATCCTGTCGAATATGGAATCCAGTCTTTTTTGCTCGATAGGTGACCCTAGGTTCTCGTTGATAGAATGAATCAGTTTTCGCGTGCCCTCCTTCTCTGCCCTTGTCGCCTGGAACATTCCGAGAGGGTCCTTGACGTCCTGTGGTTCCAAACCGCCTATGAGGTAGGTCCATACACGCGCCTGAGTATCACTGGCTTTAGACAGCGCGCCAGCTTCGAAGAGAATCCATTCCGCCGTAAGGTTCTCGGAAGTCAGGCAGACAATTCCAGCTTTCATGGTGTTTAGAGCCTTAATTATCTCGTCGCGCCATCGGGTTCCCGGGTCGATGTTTGCCGTTGAGATCCATGGCTTGGCGGCAGGGATTATCGTCGGAAGCAAGTCTTTCAGCGCCTCTGCAACCCTTCTGCTTCGTGGCCCGGACTGGCTAATGAAAACATTGCTTGTTTCTTCCATCGCGTAACTCCAAATGTAAGGGTCGAAGCAGGATAACACTTTTCACGCGGGAGGGAGTACTCAGCTGCTAAGTTAACGGGATGATTCTCCGCTTGGCATGCACGTAGTTTGCGGCTTACAAGCGGCAAATCCCCGCATCGCCAAAGGTTGGATGGAGCCGCGGGGCGGACTTGAACCGTCGACCTGCCGATTACGAATCGGCTGCTCTACCAACTGAGCTACCGCGGCCTGTATTTCAATTTAGCATCGCCCGCAAAACCGGTCAAACGCTTCGGGAACAGAATTGCGCCCTCTTCCAAGACTCAGCTGCCATCACGATCCGATTGAAAATCCGCTGACGATGTGGTACAAAGTCACATGCAGGCTCGCGGTCGAGCCTGCTGAAAAACAGCTGAACGGGAGGCAAGCCGCGGAGACGCGGCTTTTTGGTTTTTATGAGGCTGAAAAATTCTAATCGCCACACGCCGGAATTAGAATTGCCCGTAACTCACACAAAACAAAGGACCGGCCAATTTCTAATCGCCACATTTCGCGTCTTATTTGCGCATAGACTGATTGCGCAAAAGAGCCTTTGGCGAGCGCAACGGAAGCCTCCAGCCGCCCTAGGCAAGGATCGGAATAATCTCTTCCTGGATCGGTCCGGTGACGCTCGCCTCGCCGTCCCCGACGTACATATTGACTTCGCTGCGCACGCCAAATTCCGGCAAATAAATCCCCGGCTCGACGGAAAAGCACGTATGCGGAGCGACGCGCCGGTCATCTTTCGTTTCCAGGCCGTCCATGTTCGCGCCGTTGCCGTGAACGTCCTGGCCGATGCTGTGGCCGGTGCGATGCGTGAAGTATTTCCCGTACCCCGCCTTGCGAATCACTTCGCGGCAGGCGCGATCCACCTCCCATCCGTGAATGCTGCGGCCTGCGGCCACGGATCGTTTCACAAATTCAATCGCCGCATCGCGCGCGCCGCGCACAATCTGAAATATCTTGGCGTACTTCGCAGGCACAGATGCGCCGAGATAGCCCATCCACGTGATGTCGTAATAGACGCTGCCCGGCTGATCGACTTTGCCCCAGACGTCGAGCAACAGCAAATCGCCTTCGCGAATCGGCGCGCTGCCCGTAGCTGGCGGGCCATAATGCGGATTTCCCGCGTTGGCATTTACCGCAACGATCGGCGGTCCATCCGCAAAAACGCCATTCGCGCGAAACTGCGCGGCCATCCATTGCTGCAGTTCGTATTCCGTGAGCGATTTCTTTTCGCGCACGAAAGAGCCCGCGCGCCGAAACGCATCCTGCGTGACGGCATCGACAATTTTTGCAGCCGCTTTGTGCGAGGCAAACTGCTCCGGCGTCCACGCCGCTTCGAATTTCTGCACCAAGTCTGCGGAGCTGACGATTTTCACGCCGAGCTTCCGCACCAGCTCGATTGTTCCCGCGTCCACCAAACCAATGTAGGGGATGTTGTTCATCGGCGAATATTCCATGGCAATGCTCTTCGCGCCGTGAAGCATTTTCCCGAGGTTTTTCTGCAGTTCCTCCCAGCCGGAGTATTCGATTTTGCGGCCGGGCAAGCCATCCAGTTGCCCCGCCTCGATGCGGTGAACAAGTTTTCCGGGATTGCCGCGCGCGGGAATGAAATAAAACCAGCGGCGCGAGGCCATAACCTTGGGATCGAGGCCAAGAATCCGGCCGGCGATGGGATCGCGGTGGTGATGATCGTAGAAAAGCCAGCCGTCGCATTTCTGATTGCGAAGTTCTGTTTGAATGGCCTTCATGTCAGACATTTGTGCACTCTCTTCTGGCGGAGCCTCCAATGAGGCGCTCACGCCAAAGATTGAATTTGCGCCGCGTTCACGCCGCGAATTTCCACCTGCTTCGTGCGGCTCTTTTCGCCGCGCAGGATTCTAACAGCCGAGGCGGAGACGTTCAAACGCTCCGCGAGAAAGCGGCGGAGAGCCTCATTTGCGCGGCCATCGGCAGGTGGAGCGGTGAGGTGAATTTTCAATGCGCCTTGAATGTCACCGTCGATGCTGTTGCGCCTGGCTCGCGGAACGACGCGAACCGCAAAAACCACGGCGCCGCCGCGCGATGCCACCTCGATCATTCCGCTTTTCGCTCGCCGAAAATCGCCGTGCCGATGCGCACTTGCGTCGCGCCCTCTTCGATGGCGATTTCAAAATCGTGGCTCATGCCCATCGAGAGTTCCGGGAACGAGCGGCCCAGATGCTTTTCGAGGTCGTCGCGCAAACGGCGAAGACGCCGAAAATACGGGCGAACGTCGCGAGGATCCTCGCAAAACGGCGGAATCGTCATCAAGCCACGAAGCTGAAGATGCGGCATCTGGACGACAGCTTCAGCAAGGGCGGGCAGATCGGTCTGCGAGACGCCGGATTTCGTTTCTGCGGGATCGAGCTGAACTTCGATGAGCACGGCAAGCCATTCGTTCGTTTCGCCTGCGGCCTCGTCGAGCTTCAGCGCCAGCGCGGCGTCGCTGACTGAATCGATCCAGTCGAAGAGCCGCGAGGCCCGCCGCGCCTTATTGCTCTGGAGATGGCCAATCAGGTGCCAGCTCGGCTTCAAATCCACGAGCGCCGGCTGCTTCCCCTCCCACTCCTGCACGCGATTTTCGCCGAACGCCCTCACCCCCGCCTCATACGCCTCGCGAATCGCTTCCGCGGGCTGCGATTTCGACGCCCCAACGAGCACCACCTCCTCCATACGGCGATCAGCGCGCGCCGCGGCGCGTGCTATGTGTTCGCGGATGCGCTCGATATTGGAAGCGATGGAGGATCTCGTCCTGGGCATGGGGCATTCTAGCATGAGGAAAACGCGCCTATTTTGGCGACCGCTGGCAAATCTGGCTGAGTTGTCGAATGTGTTAGACTGGGCCGCACTCCGATGGCAGGCCGCGGCAAATTCATCGCGCTCGAAGGAATTGACGGCTCCGGCAAGCGCACGCAGATCGATCTGCTCTCGCGCGCTCTGCAGCAGCGCGGCATCGAGCACGTGAAAATGAGTTTTCCACGCTACGAAGGATTTTTTGGCCGAATGGTGGCGCGCTACTTAAATGGAGAATTCGGCACACTGGCGCAAGTCGATCCTCATTTTTCGGCGCTCCTCTACGCCGGCGACAGACTCGAACACAAGCAGTTGCTCGAAGAGCATCTGGGCCAGGGGAAAATGATTCTCACTGACCGTTATATTGGGTCGAATTTGGCGCACCAAGGCGCGCGCGTGACGAATCGGAAAATGGCGCAGTTCCTGCACTGGCTCGAAAAGCTCGAATACGAAGTTTACGGCCTGCCGCGCGAAGACCTGGTGATCTATCTGCGAGTTCCGAGTGTTGAGGCGCGGCGGCTCGTTGGGCAAAAGGGCGCGCGGCAGTATACGCGGCGGCGCCATGATTTGCATGAAGCGAGCCTTCGCCATTTGAAGAACGCGGCGAAGGTTTACGACCGGCTTGCGAAGCGGCGCAACTGGACCGTTGTGGAGTGCACGGAGCGCGGACACGAGTTGCTCTCGCCGGAGATGATTCACCGCCGCATCCTCGATATTCTGGACGCGCGGATTCTCGCGAGCTTGCGCGATTCCGAGGAGTTCTAATGGGTTTCCGCGAATTCCTGGGCAACGAACGAATCGTCACGGCGCTACAAGCGATGCTGAGGCGCGAGCGCGTTCCGAGCGCGCTCCTTTTCGCCGGCTCGCGCGGAGCCGGCAAATTCACGCTGGCGCGAATGTTCGCGCAGGCCGCAAATTGCGAAAGGCTGCGCGACGATTTTTGCGGCGAGTGCACGACCTGCAAACAAATTGCCGGCCTGGCCGATCCGGCGGCCCTAATCGAGCGCGGGCTGATGGAGCGCGGCGAATCGCCGGACACGGCAACGGTCGAGCGCATGCCGCTGATTCTCGAGACCCATCCGGACGTATGGGCGATCGTTCCCGATCCGGTGCGGCGGAAAAATCCCGTGGCGCGGCCCATGATTCGCGTGGGGCAGCTTCGCGCCGTGCAGCGTGCAGCCTACTTTCATCCTCAGCGGAGGCGGCGCATTTTCATCCTCGATGGCGCGGACACGATGCGCTGGACGGATGCGGACGTTTTTCTGAAAATCCTCGAAGAGCCCCCGGAAACCGCCACGCTTATCCTCCTCGCACCGCGCGTGGATTCCCTGCTCCCGACGATTCGCTCCCGCTGCCTGACGTTCTGGTTCGCTCCGGTTGCCACAGAGAAAATCGAGGAGTTCCTCAAAGAGCGGACGGATTGGAAGGCGGCGGAAAGAAAACTTGCCGCGCAGCTCGCTGACGGCAGTCCGGGCGCCGTATTCGGAATCGATCTCGCAGAATCGGCGCGCATTCGGCGGGAAGTCTTGCGGCTGATCGAGGATGCAGCGGCCGGAAGATCCTATCGTGCGATCTTTGCGGCAACAGCGAGACTGGCGAAAAACGAGTCCGAATCGTTTGAAAACCTGCTGGCCATGTTCTATAGTTTATTAGCAGATCTTCTTGAGCTTTCGCACAGCCCGAAGAGCTTTGTCCCTCGCAATCCGGATTTGCGGCGCGAGTTGCAGAATTTGACGCACGTTGCAGATGGGCCTTGGATTGCGCGGGCCACAGAAAGCCTCGACCGGCTGGAAAGCCGGCTGCGGCGCAATGTGGGAAGACAACTAGGCCTTGACTCCGTAGCTGTGATGCTGGGAACCCGGTAAAGCAGCGGCACAAAAGGCATTTTGACTTTTTCAAAATTGATCGAAACCTAATCATCATTCGCGTAGTCTTATATTCATTATGGAAAACGAAGGAGTACTCATCGTGAACCGCAAGCTATTTCGTCCCTCCTTGACCGAGGTAAAGGATCAGTATCCCGCCCGGGGCGGGCATGACGGGGCAGGCCCTGGGCAGCGAAAAAAACCGGCTCCTCCGGAGCAAACTCACGCAGAAAGTTTCTACTACGTGAAGCAAATGCAGTCGCACACGCCAGTGACAGTCACGCTTACCGACGGTGAACAGCTTCACGGTATCGTGGAATGGTATGACCGCGAGTGCATCAAGCTGACACGCTTTGGGAGCCCTAATCTGCTCATTTATAAGCACTCAATCAAGTACATCTTCAAGGAAGGCGAAGAAGCGGCCCACGGAGGAAATGGAAACGGGAACGGACACGACGGGAATTAACTTCCCGCAGCCAGATTTCTTATACTGACTTTTGTCCGCCAGTTTCGGGCTAGGCCTGACGAATGACAGCAGGCCTAGCCAGTTTGGCATTTGCTCTTCGACGGCAGCCCTGCTAAATTCGCTTGGCTAAGCCGATGGCCGAGAAATCGGAATCCGCGCGCACAACGATTATTCTCGCCGTCGTGTGCGTCGCCATCGGGACAGTCGCGCTTTCCTACGGCCTGCAAACGCTCACTTCCTTCGAAGTCCGGCGCTGGGCCTCGGCAAATCCGTACTTGAATCTCACGCCACAGCCTATGCCCTCGACCGCTGTCTCGCCAGCTCAAGAGAAGAATCTTTCCGCTTACGGCGTGAGCTTTGCCGCAGCATGGAAAGGCATTGCGACGCAGCGGCAGAACGCAGGGAATACGGAATTCGATTTCAAGCAAGGTCCCTTTCTCATTTTTTTCGACCCGGACGCGCAGAAGAACATCATCGAAACCATAGAGGACGGCGATCCGCAGCTATTGGACCGTTACAAGGCTGTCTTCGGCGACCCGCTTTTCTCTTCGGATTACGAACTCTATAGCGCGGTTTATGCGGCATCGCCCGCCGAAGTGACGCCATTCATGTCGCGTGCAAACGTGATTCGAACCAGCACGCTTCTGCAATGGAAGCTGGGATTTGGCGCGTATGGAGCGAGCACAATTTTCACCATGCAAACCCAGGCACTGCGCGGATTGCAGTTCGGCGATCCATCGCGCGATCGCGTGGTCGTCGAGCAACTCTTCGACAACCACAAACGGCAATACAAGCTGCTGTTCACTTCAAAAGCAGGGCCGGGAACGATTCTTCAGGCCGATATCAATTGCGTCGTCAACTCACTGCATGCAGGGACAACACACTAGTTGCGCCTGCCTTCAGGAAATGAGACGCATATAGCTGATTGCGACGCGCCAGCCTAGGCGCTTGCGGCGGATGAGCTTTCCAGAACTTTGCGGTAGTACTCTTCGTAAAGCGGAATGACATCATTCGAGCAGAATTTCTTGCGCGCATCAATGCGTGCTTGCTGGCCCATTTCGCGTCCGCGATCGGCACGCGAGAGAATCTGGATGGCATATTTGGCTGCCGCAGCCACGTCTCGCGGAGCGACCAGATAACCATCCACACCATGGGTGACGACTTCAGGCACGCCACCCACGTTCGTTGCGATGACGGGAACTTCGCAGGCCATAGCCTCCAGCGCGGCAAGACCGAACGATTCCAGGTCCGACGGCAGCAGGAACAAGTCCGCAAGACCGAGAAGATCCTGAACGCCCCCCTGCTTCCCCAAAAAGAAAACTTCCGATCCGAGTTTCTTCTGCCGCACCAGATGCTCGACAGCGCCATGGTCCGGGCCGTCGCCGATCAGGACGAGTTTTGCGGGCATCTTTTCGCGCACCAGAGCGAAGATTTCAACGGCATCCGTGACGCGCTTCACCGGGCGAAAATTCGACAAATGCATCAAAATCGGCTCGCCATCCGGAGCCCATTCGGCGCGCGGACGCTGATCTTTCGGACGGCAATACAAATCGCAGTTGACGAAATTGCGAATCGCTTCAATCGGGCGGCGAATGTCGAATTCGCGGATGGTTTCCTGGCGCAGATAATTCGAAATCGCCGTCACGCCGTCGCTTTGCTCGATGGAAAAACGCGTCACGGGAAGATAGCTGCGATCGCTGCCCACGAGCGTGATGTCCGTCCCATGCAGCGTGGTGATAAAAGGCAGGCGCCGCGGCGCCATCATCGAGCGCGCCAGAAGGGCGCTTACGGAATGGGGGATGGCGTAGTGAACGTGCAGCAAATCCAATGAGGCTGATTCTGCGACCTCGAACATCTTGACCGCCAGCGACAGCGTATACGGCGGATGATCGAACAAAGGATACGAGGTCACTTCGACTTCGTGAAAAGTAATGCGCTCGTTCGTCAAATTGAGCCGCGTCGGCATTGCGTAACTGATGAAATGAATCTCGTGTCCACGCGCGGCGAGCTCCATGCCGAGTTCCGTGGCGACCACGCCCGAGCCGCCGTACGTCGGATAACATGTGATGCCAATTTTCATGAAGGATTCCTGCGCCCTTGCGCGCGTTCAACCGGCGGTGCTAGATTCGCATACTTCCGTCTAGTTCTCCATTAGACGCAAGAGGGCATGCCTGCGATGCAACGACTTGCGGGAAAGGCAGCATTCATCACCGGTGGCGGGACGGGCATCGGCCGCGCGTGCGCGTTGCTGTTTGCCGCGGAGGGAGCGAAGGTGGCGATTGCCGCCCGCCGGCGCGAACGTCTGGATGCTACGGAGAAAGAGATTATGGCTTCCGGCGGAGAAGCTCTGGCGATCGAGTGCGACATCACGAACCGAGCATCGGTGGAACGATCGCTGGTAGAGGCTGAAAAGCGATTCGGCAAATTGAGCATCATCGTCAACAATGCGGGCGCGGTCCACGTCGGCTCCGCGGAAGAAACATCGGATGAAGACTGGCAGCGCGTGATTTCCACAAATCTGACGGGCACATTTCTCGTTTCGCGCGCGGCAGTGGCGGCGTTGCGGCGAGCCGGCGGTGGATCGATTGTCAATATCGGCTCGTATTTGGGACTCGTTGGCCTGCCCCAGCGCGCGGCCTATGCGGCATCCAAAGGCGGCGTCACGATGCTCACAAAAGCAATGGCGCTCGATCACGCGAACGAGAATATTCGTGTAAACTGCATTTGTCCGGCGTTGGTCGAAACGGAATTGGCGCGCGGCGCATGGGAGCGGATGCCCGACCCTGCTGCATATCGTAAGTTTCGCGAATCGCAAATTCCCATCGGCCGGATTGGACGCCCGGAGGACGTAGCGCAACTCGCCCTTTTTCTTGTGTCGGACGAATCCTCGTGGATGACGGGAGTTGCGCTGCCTTTGGACGGCGGCGCGACCGCTGCTTGACCGCAGCCTGAAGAATGCTGCACGGCATTTTTTCATTTCACTTACCTGCGCCCGACGACGCTAGGAGAAGGAAGCAGCGATAAGCCCAGCCATCGCTGCGCGCTTTACTTCCCTTTCCAGATTGGCTAAGTTCAGCACAGACGATCATGGATTTACTCGCTTCAGGAAAAGACCTGCTTTTCACGCTGGTGCTGAAGGTCGGCTTCTCGGCATCGCTGGGAGCGTTACTGGTGCGGTTCGCGCGGTTTCGCCGCGTGCTATTCACGGAGACGCGCGATTCGGACCAGAAGGTTCTGCTCCTGCTTTTCTTGACGCCGCCACTCGCGCTGGGCGTTGTTCTCCGCATGGTTGGCTATCGATTTTTCGATTTGACGCTGTCCGGTTCGTTCTTGATGGGATTGGTTGGCGGCCGAATCGTCGGATTGCTGGGTGGCTCTCTGCTCAGCTTGCCTGCGTTCGGGAATCACGAATGGATTGCCACGCCATTGGCGGCTCTGGTTGGATTGATTGCCGGATCGATCCGCCACTTCATGCCCAACAAAGAAGACGTCTGGCATTTCGGCCCGTTCCTTTTCCTCAACATTCCCAAATCGCTCTGGCGGCTGGCGCGCCGCGGACAAATCAACTGGGCCATGTTGCCGCTTGGCGTGTGCATTCTCCTGGAGTTCGGCCGCTATGCGCTAGCGCGCGCAGTTCCGGCGAGGTGGATGTACACGCTGCCCTATCCGAAATGGCCGTGGCTGTTCCTGATTGTTTTGGCCACGGTGATGAGCGTGGCGATGCCGGTGAAAATCTGGAACAACACACGCATCGAAATGAATCTCGAGCAAAATCAGCAATTGCTGCTGAAGGCCCGCATGGACGCGCTTTCGCGGCAAATCAATCCGCATTTTCTTTTCAACACGCTGAATACCGTTTCATCCCTGGTGCGCTATGACCCGGATATGGCGCGCATCGTCGTGTTGAAGCTTTCGAATATTCTGCGGCGGTTATTGCGCAAGCATGAGACGTTCGTGCCGTTGCGCGACGAACTCGATTTCATAGACGACTATTTGGATATCGAGGTGGCGCGCTTTGGCCGCGACAAATTGCAATTCTTCAAGGAAATCGAAGAGAGCACGCTGGATGCGTTCGTTCCCAGCATGCTGCTTCAGCCGATCATCGAGAATGCCATCCGGCACGGCTTGGCGCCGAAACTCGAAGGCGGCGAAATTTGGCTGCGTGCGCGCATGAACGAAGGCCATCTGGCCATCGAAATCGATGACAACGGAATGGGCATTCCTTCCGAACGCCTGGCGCAGATCTACAGCGAAGGCATTGGCATCAGCAACGTGCGCGAACGGCTGCGTTTGCTTTACGGCGATCAATTCCGCATGGACATTCAGAGCCAGGAAGGCACGGGCACGCAAATCCGCATTGAGATTCCGGAACTGGTTTCTTCCATCACGGAAGCAGTAACGTAACTTGGGCACGGCGAACACCGCTGCATTCTGCTCTGCTATACTCACTAATTCGGAGATGAGCAACGGACTTTCCTGATGCCGAGCAAGAAAAAATCGGGCAAAGCGCGCATCGTGGCGCGCGCCGAATTGCCAACGCAGTACGGCAAGTTCACGATCGTCGGGATCGAAGGTGCGAAGCCCGAGGAAAGCGCCGTTGCCTTGCAGCATGGCCAAGTGAGGCGAGGAGATGCGCCGCTAGTGCGCATCCATTCGCAATGCCTGACCGGCGATGTGTTTCATTCCGAGCGCTGCGATTGCCGCGCACAACTCGAGATGGCTTTGCGACAAACCAGCCGCGCGCGGTGCGGCATCGTGATTTACCTGCCGCAGGAAGGCCGCGGAATCGGGCTGATGAACAAACTGAAGGCCTATGAACTGCAGGATCGCGGCATGGATACAGTGGAAGCGAATCGCAAGCTCGGATTCGAAGCGGACCACCGCGACTATCAGTTCTGCGCTGAAGCGCTTAAATTGCTCGGCGTTCGTGCCGTGCGGTTGATGTCGAACAATCCTGATAAGGCTCAGCAGCTCGAAAGCGCAGGCGTGCGCGTGATCGAACGTGTTCCCTGCCAGCCTCCGACGACACACCGCTCGCGGCGTTATCTACTGACAAAGAAAACGAAGCTCGGACATTTATTGGAAGGAATTTAGCAGAGGCAGCGAAGTTCCCGCTCCGGAGAATTCATCCGCCGCCAACAAAGTGGACGATTTCGTAGTTGTCTCCAGCGCAGACTGCAGTTCCCTGCCATTGTGCGCGCGCCAAAATATCGCGATTCCGCTCAATAGCCACGCGCTCGCCAATCCCCAGATGACCAAGAAGCGCGGCGACCGTAAGCCCCGAAGGAACCTCGCGCGCCTCACCATTAATCGTCACATTGATTGCAGCGTTCGTTGTGCTGCTCACGATTTTGACTCCGAAGAAGAGGGTTTGCTGCGCGAGCGCAGCGCGTATCGAACTTCGCCGCTGCCGCTGCCTGCCTCCGCGCGAATCATCAGTTCGACGCGCGGTCCGGCGAGTGGCGGAATCGCGAATTGCAAGCGCGCAATCCCGTCATTGCCAGTGTTTGCCACGGCGCCGGCGTCCTGCTCTGAGCCCGAAAGCTTTGCCTCGACTTTAGCGTTTGAGATCGGCTGGCTGTCGCCGCGCCGCAAAACTTCCACTTCCAACGACGCCTGGCCGCGGGCCAGCCACGCATTTCCATTCCGCAAGCGAACCAGAATCGCATCGGTGAAGGGGCGCGCCGTGTCGCTGGAAGTTGCGGGAGCCGCGATCTGGCCGCTCTCGATGGCTTCGATGATCGCGCGGTGCTGGTCCTCGACGCGGTTGCGGATGGCCTCCTCGGAAGTGCGCGAACCGTCGGACAAATCGCAATAATCGGAAAGCTGGCGGTGAAGGACGCGCCCGCGGTGATAGACAACCGTCTCGATCATGCAGGCCGGCTGGCCGTGATCCTCCGTCTGCACGTGGAAAACGCCTGCCGCAACCTTCACATCCGAATTGAATCCCAAAGTCATGTTATCGCCCGCCGTTTTATATACCACCGGAAACTGCAAAAAAAATTTGCATCGGCATTTGACCAGAACGTGCCCACTCGTTATTATATCAGCGCACGGAAAATGAACGGAAGCTACCTCGACGCCTACGCTCCTTTGCTGCTCATGTTCCTGCTGGCCGCAGGACTGGCAGGCGTGCTTATTATTGCTTCTTCTGTTGTTGGACGCCACCTCAAGTCTCGCGCGAAGGACCAGCCCTACGAATGCGGAATTCGCCCGACCGGCGATGCACGCGAGCCTTTCCCCGTGCATTTCTATATGGTGGCTATGATTTTCATCCTGTTCGATATCGAAGCGATCTTCCTGTACCCCTGGGCGATCGTTTTCAAACAATTAAACCTTTTCGGATTTGTTGAGATGCTCTTGTATATTGTCATTTTGGTGGTCGGCTATATATATCTCTGGAAAAAGGGCGCGCTGGAATGGAAATAGCCTGCGGATAGTTCGGCGGGCCGGTTCGCCGGAATCGGAATTATAAGCGTGGGAGCCGAGCAACAAGACATCCCGCTGGCAGTACGCAAACTGAAGGAACGGGACCCCAATGGGGTCGCCGAGGTAATCTCTTTTCGTGGTGAAACGACAGTCGTTTTGCCGCGAAACCGTCTGCTCAACCTCGCCGAACTGCTCAAGTCCGACCCCGAACTGGATTTTGCTTTTCTTTCAGATATGACCGCGGTAGACCGTTTCCCCATTGAGCCGCGCTTTGAAGTCAATTAT includes:
- a CDS encoding SDR family oxidoreductase translates to MQRLAGKAAFITGGGTGIGRACALLFAAEGAKVAIAARRRERLDATEKEIMASGGEALAIECDITNRASVERSLVEAEKRFGKLSIIVNNAGAVHVGSAEETSDEDWQRVISTNLTGTFLVSRAAVAALRRAGGGSIVNIGSYLGLVGLPQRAAYAASKGGVTMLTKAMALDHANENIRVNCICPALVETELARGAWERMPDPAAYRKFRESQIPIGRIGRPEDVAQLALFLVSDESSWMTGVALPLDGGATAA
- a CDS encoding histidine kinase translates to MDLLASGKDLLFTLVLKVGFSASLGALLVRFARFRRVLFTETRDSDQKVLLLLFLTPPLALGVVLRMVGYRFFDLTLSGSFLMGLVGGRIVGLLGGSLLSLPAFGNHEWIATPLAALVGLIAGSIRHFMPNKEDVWHFGPFLFLNIPKSLWRLARRGQINWAMLPLGVCILLEFGRYALARAVPARWMYTLPYPKWPWLFLIVLATVMSVAMPVKIWNNTRIEMNLEQNQQLLLKARMDALSRQINPHFLFNTLNTVSSLVRYDPDMARIVVLKLSNILRRLLRKHETFVPLRDELDFIDDYLDIEVARFGRDKLQFFKEIEESTLDAFVPSMLLQPIIENAIRHGLAPKLEGGEIWLRARMNEGHLAIEIDDNGMGIPSERLAQIYSEGIGISNVRERLRLLYGDQFRMDIQSQEGTGTQIRIEIPELVSSITEAVT
- the ribA gene encoding GTP cyclohydrolase II, with translation MPSKKKSGKARIVARAELPTQYGKFTIVGIEGAKPEESAVALQHGQVRRGDAPLVRIHSQCLTGDVFHSERCDCRAQLEMALRQTSRARCGIVIYLPQEGRGIGLMNKLKAYELQDRGMDTVEANRKLGFEADHRDYQFCAEALKLLGVRAVRLMSNNPDKAQQLESAGVRVIERVPCQPPTTHRSRRYLLTKKTKLGHLLEGI
- the thiS gene encoding sulfur carrier protein ThiS, which encodes MSSTTNAAINVTINGEAREVPSGLTVAALLGHLGIGERVAIERNRDILARAQWQGTAVCAGDNYEIVHFVGGG
- a CDS encoding NADH-quinone oxidoreductase subunit A yields the protein MIDNRLDHAGRLAVILRLHVENACRNLHIRIESQSHVIARRFIYHRKLQKKFASAFDQNVPTRYYISARKMNGSYLDAYAPLLLMFLLAAGLAGVLIIASSVVGRHLKSRAKDQPYECGIRPTGDAREPFPVHFYMVAMIFILFDIEAIFLYPWAIVFKQLNLFGFVEMLLYIVILVVGYIYLWKKGALEWK
- a CDS encoding NADH-quinone oxidoreductase subunit C is translated as MGAEQQDIPLAVRKLKERDPNGVAEVISFRGETTVVLPRNRLLNLAELLKSDPELDFAFLSDMTAVDRFPIEPRFEVNYHLTSLTHRQRLRLQVRVTTKDASVPSVTGIWPTANWHEREVWDLMGVRFEGHPNLTRILMPDDWEGHPHRKDYPVEGYR